In Streptomyces sp. NBC_01707, a genomic segment contains:
- a CDS encoding BMP family protein has translation MRRVSKITAACAVTAALALTATACGESSDESTSSDKGQMKIGMAYDVGGRGDNSFNDSAARGLDKAKAEFKAQTKELTAKNGETPADREQRLQSLAEGGYNPVIAIGFAYKDAVDKIAPKYPKVNFGLVDSVSDAKNVASIVFTEEQGSYLAGVAAALKSKDGQVGFIGGVDLPLIKKFAAGFQQGVLDTNPKAKVQIQYLSTGSDLSGFGSPDKGEAAAKGMLDKGADVIFAAAGGSGAGSIEAVAGQKGAWSIGVDSDQALDPALAKYKDTILTSVVKNVDAGVYDLIKSVKDGKPLTGVQTYSLAKGGVSLTTTGDHLTDIQAKLDEAKKKIVDGTITVKTTT, from the coding sequence TTGCGCCGGGTATCCAAGATCACCGCTGCGTGTGCTGTCACTGCGGCTCTCGCGCTCACCGCCACCGCGTGTGGCGAGTCGTCCGACGAGAGCACCAGCTCCGACAAGGGCCAGATGAAGATCGGCATGGCCTACGACGTGGGCGGCCGTGGCGACAACTCGTTCAACGACTCCGCCGCCCGCGGCCTGGACAAGGCCAAGGCCGAGTTCAAGGCCCAGACGAAGGAGCTCACCGCCAAGAACGGTGAGACTCCGGCCGACCGCGAGCAGCGCCTGCAGTCGCTCGCCGAGGGCGGCTACAACCCGGTCATCGCGATCGGCTTCGCGTACAAGGACGCGGTCGACAAGATCGCCCCGAAGTACCCGAAGGTCAACTTCGGTCTGGTCGACTCGGTCTCCGACGCCAAGAACGTCGCCTCCATCGTCTTCACCGAGGAGCAGGGCTCGTACCTCGCCGGTGTCGCGGCGGCGCTGAAGTCGAAGGACGGCCAGGTCGGCTTCATCGGCGGTGTGGACCTTCCGCTGATCAAGAAGTTCGCCGCGGGCTTCCAGCAGGGTGTCCTGGACACGAACCCGAAGGCCAAGGTGCAGATCCAGTACCTGTCCACCGGTTCGGACCTGTCCGGCTTCGGTAGCCCCGACAAGGGTGAGGCCGCCGCCAAGGGCATGCTCGACAAGGGCGCGGACGTCATCTTCGCCGCCGCGGGCGGTTCCGGTGCCGGTTCGATCGAGGCCGTCGCGGGCCAGAAGGGTGCCTGGTCCATCGGTGTCGACTCCGACCAGGCCCTGGACCCGGCGCTGGCGAAGTACAAGGACACGATCCTGACCTCGGTCGTCAAGAACGTCGACGCCGGTGTCTACGACCTGATCAAGTCCGTCAAGGACGGTAAGCCGCTGACCGGCGTCCAGACGTACTCCCTGGCCAAGGGCGGCGTCTCGCTGACCACCACGGGTGACCACCTCACGGACATCCAGGCCAAGCTCGACGAGGCGAAGAAGAAGATCGTCGACGGCACGATCACGGTCAAGACCACGACCTGA
- a CDS encoding sigma-70 family RNA polymerase sigma factor, with protein sequence MSDLTAATDIDSRLEGHRAELTGYCYRMLGSAFEAEDAVQDTMVRAWRNFEKFEGRSSLRSWLYRIATNVCLDMLKAGKKRARPVDLTGPTPLAQAALTPLPENTWLEPMPDGRILPSVADPAEAAVARESVRLAFVAALQHLPPKQRAVLILREVLAWKASEVAELLDTSVASVNSALQRARATLGENEGRATDTADPLDEEQRKLLERYVAAFEGYDMAALTALLHEDAVMTMPPFDLWLQGHDDITGFMVSLGASCEGSRLVATTANGTPAFAHYKPNPDGPGFVPWAVQVIEISDGAIAGLHCFLDTPRWFPLFGLPDHLEGDAV encoded by the coding sequence ATGAGTGATCTGACGGCAGCGACGGACATCGACAGCCGTCTGGAAGGACACCGGGCCGAGTTGACCGGTTACTGCTACCGGATGCTCGGCTCGGCCTTCGAGGCGGAGGACGCCGTACAGGACACGATGGTGCGCGCCTGGCGCAACTTCGAGAAGTTCGAAGGCCGTTCCTCGCTGCGCTCCTGGCTGTACAGGATCGCCACCAACGTCTGCCTGGACATGCTGAAGGCGGGGAAGAAGCGGGCCCGCCCGGTCGATCTGACGGGCCCGACACCGCTCGCTCAGGCCGCGCTCACCCCGCTGCCGGAGAACACCTGGCTGGAGCCGATGCCGGACGGGCGGATCCTGCCGTCGGTGGCCGATCCGGCGGAGGCCGCGGTGGCACGGGAGTCGGTGCGCCTCGCGTTCGTCGCCGCGCTGCAGCACCTGCCGCCCAAACAGCGGGCCGTACTGATCCTGCGCGAGGTGCTCGCCTGGAAGGCGAGCGAGGTCGCCGAGCTGCTCGACACCTCGGTCGCCTCGGTCAACAGCGCCCTGCAGCGCGCCAGGGCGACCCTCGGCGAGAACGAGGGACGGGCCACCGACACCGCGGACCCGCTCGACGAGGAGCAGCGCAAGCTCCTCGAGCGGTACGTCGCGGCGTTCGAGGGCTACGACATGGCTGCGCTGACCGCGCTGCTCCATGAGGACGCCGTGATGACGATGCCGCCGTTCGACCTCTGGCTCCAGGGGCACGACGACATCACCGGCTTCATGGTCTCCCTCGGCGCGAGCTGCGAGGGCTCCCGCCTGGTGGCGACCACGGCGAACGGCACTCCGGCGTTCGCCCACTACAAGCCGAATCCGGACGGTCCGGGCTTCGTGCCGTGGGCGGTGCAGGTCATCGAGATCTCGGACGGTGCGATCGCCGGACTGCACTGTTTCCTGGACACACCCCGCTGGTTCCCGCTCTTCGGTCTGCCGGATCACCTGGAAGGCGATGCGGTGTGA
- a CDS encoding cytidine deaminase, whose product MTAAADVDWDALRVAARDAMSRAYAPYSGYPVGVAARVDDGRTVVGCNVENASYGLSLCAECGLVSMLNATGGGRLTHFTCVDGTGAILVPCGRCRQLLYEFGGPELVLETPDGLRTLDEMLPQAFGPDHLK is encoded by the coding sequence GTGACCGCGGCCGCCGACGTCGACTGGGACGCCCTGCGTGTCGCCGCCCGGGACGCCATGTCCCGGGCGTACGCCCCCTACTCGGGCTACCCGGTAGGCGTCGCAGCACGCGTCGACGACGGCCGCACCGTGGTGGGCTGCAACGTCGAGAACGCCTCGTACGGTCTGAGCCTGTGCGCGGAGTGCGGCCTGGTCTCGATGCTCAACGCCACCGGCGGCGGCCGTCTGACCCACTTCACCTGTGTCGACGGGACGGGCGCGATCCTGGTCCCGTGCGGCAGGTGCCGGCAGCTGCTGTACGAGTTCGGCGGACCGGAGCTCGTCCTGGAGACCCCGGACGGACTCCGCACGCTCGACGAGATGCTGCCCCAGGCCTTCGGCCCGGACCATCTGAAGTAG
- a CDS encoding ABC transporter ATP-binding protein, whose translation MELRGITKRFPGVVANHDIDITVRRGTVHALVGENGAGKSTLMKILYGMQKPDEGTIAVDGEQVSFHNPGDAIARGIGMVHQHFMLADYLTVLENVVLGSEKLFGIGDRARARIKEISDAYGLGVRPDAMVEDLGVADRQRVEILKVLYRGARTLILDEPTAVLVPQEVDALFDNLRELKAEGLTVIFISHKLGEVLSVADEITVIRRGTTVGTADPANTTTKQLAELMVGSELPSPETRESTVTETPMLTVDDLRLTATDPDGVVRAVLDGITFTIHKGEVLGIAGVEGNGQSELVDAIMGMRSLDDGVLTLDGADISRTPTRKRREGGMAVIPEDRHRHGLLLEAPLWENRILGHVTERPNSKGAFLDLKAARADTERIVREYDVRTPGIEVTAASLSGGNQQKLIVGREMSHSPKLLIAAHPTRGVDVGAQAQIWDQIREARHEGLAVLLISADLDELIGLSDTLRVMYRGRLVADADPATITPEELGSAMTGAASGHLEAPAESGTDAESGPDSADTDPRDGGEDR comes from the coding sequence GTGGAGCTCCGCGGCATCACCAAGCGGTTCCCCGGGGTCGTGGCCAACCACGACATCGACATCACCGTGCGCCGCGGCACCGTCCACGCTCTTGTCGGCGAGAACGGCGCCGGCAAGTCCACTCTGATGAAGATCCTGTACGGCATGCAGAAGCCGGACGAGGGCACCATCGCGGTGGACGGCGAGCAGGTCTCGTTCCACAACCCCGGCGACGCCATCGCACGCGGCATCGGCATGGTGCACCAGCACTTCATGCTCGCCGACTACCTGACCGTCCTGGAGAACGTCGTCCTCGGCTCCGAGAAGCTGTTCGGGATCGGCGACCGGGCCCGTGCCAGGATCAAGGAGATCTCCGACGCGTACGGCCTCGGCGTCCGCCCGGACGCCATGGTCGAGGACCTCGGCGTCGCCGACCGTCAGCGCGTGGAGATCCTCAAGGTCCTCTACCGCGGTGCCCGCACGCTGATCCTCGACGAGCCGACCGCGGTCCTCGTGCCCCAGGAGGTCGACGCGCTCTTCGACAACCTGCGCGAGCTCAAGGCCGAGGGCCTGACCGTCATCTTCATCTCGCACAAGCTCGGCGAGGTCCTCTCCGTCGCCGACGAGATCACGGTGATCCGGCGCGGCACGACGGTCGGCACCGCCGACCCGGCGAACACCACGACCAAGCAGCTCGCCGAGCTGATGGTCGGCAGCGAGCTGCCGTCGCCGGAGACCCGCGAGTCGACCGTCACCGAGACTCCCATGCTCACCGTCGACGACCTGCGGCTGACCGCCACCGACCCCGACGGGGTGGTGCGTGCCGTGCTCGACGGCATCACCTTCACCATCCACAAGGGCGAGGTCCTCGGCATCGCGGGCGTCGAGGGCAACGGCCAGTCCGAACTGGTCGACGCCATCATGGGGATGCGCTCCCTGGACGACGGGGTGCTCACCCTGGACGGCGCCGACATCTCCCGTACCCCGACGCGCAAGCGCCGCGAGGGCGGCATGGCCGTCATCCCCGAGGACCGCCACCGGCACGGACTGCTGCTGGAGGCCCCGCTCTGGGAGAACCGCATCCTCGGTCATGTCACCGAGCGGCCCAACAGCAAGGGCGCGTTCCTCGACCTCAAGGCCGCCCGCGCGGACACCGAGCGGATCGTGCGCGAGTACGACGTCCGCACCCCCGGCATCGAGGTCACCGCGGCCTCGCTCTCCGGCGGCAACCAGCAGAAGCTGATCGTCGGCCGCGAGATGAGCCACTCCCCGAAGCTGCTGATCGCCGCGCACCCCACCCGGGGCGTGGACGTCGGCGCGCAGGCGCAGATCTGGGACCAGATCCGCGAGGCGCGTCACGAGGGTCTGGCGGTGCTGCTGATCTCCGCCGACCTGGACGAGCTGATCGGGCTCTCCGACACCCTGCGCGTCATGTACCGCGGCCGGCTGGTCGCGGACGCCGACCCGGCGACCATCACCCCGGAAGAGCTCGGCTCGGCGATGACGGGAGCGGCCAGCGGCCATCTCGAAGCGCCGGCCGAGTCCGGTACGGATGCGGAGTCCGGTCCGGACTCCGCCGACACCGACCCCCGGGACGGGGGAGAGGACCGATGA
- a CDS encoding amidohydrolase, which yields MSRESDPEPPEDAALPGTLPEPLRAELIAFRRDLHMHPELGNQEFRTTAAIKARLEKAGLEPRVLSTGTGLICDIGTSGGARSSDEGDDRRAGDPRPMLALRADIDALPIPDTKAGVPYRSTVPDRAHACGHDIHTTTVLGAGLVLAELDRQGLLPHPVRLIFQPAEEVLPGGAADAIEAGVLEGVGRIIGVHCDPRVDVGRIGLRAGPITSACDRLEVTLDGPGGHTARPHLTTDLVTAAAKVATEVPALLARRVDARWGLAVTWGRLVAGHTCNVIPQHAELSGTVRCLDLAAWREAPDLVHAAIDEVAGMHRAKSVINYVRGVPPVVNDPGTTELLAAAMAGRRGSYAIEDTEQSLGGEDFSWYLEHVPGAMARLGVRTPGDTRRLDLHRGDFDADEEAITVGVELFTAAALLDGNRS from the coding sequence ATGTCCCGCGAGTCCGATCCCGAGCCGCCCGAGGACGCCGCCCTGCCCGGCACGCTGCCCGAACCCCTGCGGGCCGAGCTGATCGCCTTCCGGCGTGATCTGCACATGCACCCCGAGCTCGGCAACCAGGAGTTCCGTACCACCGCGGCCATCAAGGCCCGGTTGGAGAAGGCCGGGCTCGAACCCCGGGTGCTCTCCACCGGCACCGGGCTGATCTGCGACATCGGCACATCAGGAGGGGCACGGAGCTCGGACGAGGGCGATGACCGGCGGGCGGGCGATCCGCGGCCCATGCTCGCCCTCCGCGCGGACATCGACGCCCTGCCCATCCCGGACACCAAGGCCGGCGTCCCCTACCGGTCCACCGTCCCCGACCGGGCGCACGCCTGTGGGCACGACATCCACACCACCACCGTCCTCGGCGCCGGGCTCGTCCTCGCCGAGCTCGACCGGCAGGGGCTGCTGCCGCACCCCGTGCGGCTGATCTTCCAGCCGGCCGAGGAGGTGCTGCCCGGCGGGGCGGCCGATGCGATCGAGGCGGGGGTGCTGGAAGGCGTCGGGCGGATCATCGGGGTGCACTGCGACCCGAGGGTCGACGTGGGCAGGATCGGGCTGCGGGCCGGGCCGATCACCTCGGCCTGCGACCGGCTCGAGGTCACCCTGGACGGACCCGGCGGTCACACCGCCCGTCCGCATCTGACCACCGACCTGGTCACCGCCGCCGCGAAGGTGGCCACCGAGGTGCCCGCGCTGCTCGCCCGCCGGGTCGACGCCCGCTGGGGGCTCGCGGTCACCTGGGGGCGGCTGGTGGCCGGGCACACGTGCAATGTGATCCCGCAGCACGCCGAACTGTCCGGGACGGTCCGCTGCCTGGATCTGGCGGCGTGGCGGGAGGCGCCGGACCTGGTCCATGCCGCCATCGACGAGGTGGCCGGAATGCATCGGGCCAAGTCCGTGATCAACTATGTCCGTGGGGTCCCACCCGTCGTGAACGACCCGGGGACGACAGAGCTGCTGGCCGCCGCCATGGCCGGGCGCCGCGGATCGTATGCGATCGAGGACACCGAGCAGAGCCTCGGCGGGGAGGACTTCTCCTGGTATCTGGAGCACGTTCCGGGGGCCATGGCACGGCTCGGAGTGCGTACGCCCGGGGACACCCGGCGCCTCGACCTGCACCGCGGAGACTTCGATGCGGACGAGGAGGCGATCACCGTTGGCGTGGAGCTGTTCACCGCCGCAGCTTTGCTCGATGGCAACCGTTCGTAA
- a CDS encoding ABC transporter permease: protein MTATATSTPPPAAPKVSGGSGRTRLSFPVVLLIVAGALLALSAVRAITGAQDVTSAGQISAALAMAVPIGLAGLGGLWAERAGVVNIGLEGMMILGTFFGAWAGWQTSPWLGVLAGVIGGMLGGLLHAVATVTFGVDHIISGIAINILALGFTTYFAKLWFNTGDAAAKGGSPKQSPPADDITSVTIPGLSEWLHSIEKHHWFFVSDVAGVVGGLITNVSLLTILAAILFVVTFFVMWKTSFGLRLRSCGENPVAAESLGVNVYRYKYIAVIISGGMAGLGGAFLSLVTSHIYNEGQTGGRGYIGLAAMIFGNWRPGGLAMGAGLFGFADALQLRNGGESVHALLLLLFVVLAVLAAWKLYRKSFVQGVVSAVIAAAVLVWYLATDTVPTEFVSATPYIVTLLVLSLSAQRLRMPKADGMRYRKGQGK from the coding sequence GTGACCGCCACGGCGACTTCCACCCCGCCGCCCGCGGCCCCCAAGGTCTCCGGTGGCAGCGGCCGCACCCGCCTCTCCTTCCCTGTCGTCCTGCTGATCGTCGCGGGCGCGCTGCTCGCGCTGTCCGCGGTACGCGCCATCACCGGCGCCCAGGACGTCACCTCCGCCGGGCAGATCAGCGCGGCGCTCGCGATGGCCGTGCCGATCGGGCTCGCCGGTCTCGGCGGCCTGTGGGCCGAGCGGGCCGGTGTGGTCAACATCGGCCTCGAGGGCATGATGATTCTCGGCACCTTCTTCGGCGCCTGGGCCGGCTGGCAGACCAGCCCCTGGCTCGGCGTGCTGGCCGGTGTCATCGGCGGCATGCTCGGCGGGCTGCTGCACGCCGTCGCGACCGTAACCTTCGGCGTCGATCACATCATCTCCGGTATCGCCATCAACATCCTGGCGCTCGGGTTCACCACCTACTTCGCCAAGCTCTGGTTCAACACCGGTGACGCGGCGGCCAAGGGTGGCAGCCCGAAGCAGTCACCGCCGGCCGACGACATCACCTCGGTGACGATCCCCGGCCTGTCGGAATGGCTGCACTCGATCGAGAAACACCACTGGTTCTTCGTCTCCGACGTGGCCGGTGTCGTCGGCGGTCTGATCACCAATGTCTCGCTGCTGACGATCCTGGCCGCGATCCTCTTCGTCGTGACCTTCTTCGTCATGTGGAAGACCTCGTTCGGGCTGCGGCTGCGCTCCTGCGGTGAGAACCCGGTCGCCGCCGAGTCGCTCGGCGTGAACGTCTACCGCTACAAGTACATCGCTGTGATCATCTCGGGCGGCATGGCCGGACTCGGCGGTGCCTTCCTCTCCCTGGTGACCTCGCACATCTACAACGAGGGCCAGACCGGCGGACGCGGATACATCGGTCTCGCCGCGATGATCTTCGGTAACTGGCGGCCCGGCGGACTCGCCATGGGCGCGGGCCTGTTCGGCTTCGCCGACGCGCTCCAGCTGCGCAACGGCGGCGAGTCCGTCCACGCGCTGCTGCTCCTGCTGTTCGTCGTGCTGGCCGTGCTCGCCGCCTGGAAGCTGTACCGCAAGAGCTTCGTGCAGGGCGTGGTCAGCGCTGTCATCGCCGCAGCCGTGCTGGTGTGGTACCTCGCCACGGACACGGTGCCCACCGAGTTCGTGAGCGCCACCCCGTACATCGTCACGCTGCTCGTCCTCTCGCTCTCCGCGCAGCGGCTGCGGATGCCGAAGGCGGACGGCATGCGGTACCGGAAGGGCCAGGGCAAGTGA
- a CDS encoding STAS domain-containing protein, protein MSSGGCGGLLRVDPKTPKALVIAGRVTRPDVPALCAELESLLYDPEGRARDPDVGVDCDVGGVVQVDLILVEAIARLGLVTRRAGRGRLRLRNVPPELRNLLHMVGLADAVNLREQG, encoded by the coding sequence ATGAGTTCCGGCGGCTGCGGCGGTCTCCTTCGTGTGGATCCCAAGACCCCGAAGGCTCTGGTCATCGCCGGTCGCGTCACCAGGCCCGACGTGCCGGCGCTCTGCGCCGAGCTGGAATCCCTGCTGTACGACCCGGAGGGCAGGGCCCGCGACCCGGACGTCGGGGTGGACTGCGACGTGGGCGGGGTCGTACAGGTGGATCTGATCCTGGTCGAGGCGATCGCGCGACTGGGGCTCGTCACGCGCCGGGCGGGCCGCGGACGGCTGCGACTGCGTAACGTGCCGCCCGAACTACGGAACCTGCTGCACATGGTGGGGCTGGCCGATGCCGTGAACCTGAGGGAGCAGGGCTGA
- a CDS encoding L,D-transpeptidase — translation MRRAVALSVAGLMAAPALVLGSGASAQAASCTTSTGPYQKQVEKYLHRTVDGKQSAADCKAIQSFQRTYGITPDIGYAGPITWRTMQTLTAQKAAGKNPNKAGKCPTNKGRIACVDLTRQLSWIQDGAKLKYGPVPIRSGRNGYETRTGAKKVYLRHIKHWSTLYHVWMPYSQFFDGGQAFHSVGLKMWNPPGSHGCVNMRDADAKAYWNLLKNGDDVYVYGRKPGT, via the coding sequence ATGCGGCGCGCGGTGGCGCTGTCCGTCGCCGGACTGATGGCAGCACCGGCGCTCGTGCTCGGATCGGGCGCCTCCGCTCAGGCCGCATCCTGCACCACGTCCACCGGGCCGTACCAGAAGCAGGTCGAGAAATACCTGCACCGGACGGTCGACGGCAAGCAGTCGGCGGCCGACTGCAAGGCGATCCAGTCGTTCCAGCGCACCTACGGGATCACCCCGGACATCGGGTACGCGGGACCGATCACCTGGCGGACGATGCAGACGCTGACCGCCCAGAAGGCGGCCGGCAAGAACCCCAACAAGGCCGGGAAGTGCCCCACCAACAAGGGGCGCATCGCGTGTGTGGACCTGACCCGGCAGCTGAGCTGGATCCAGGACGGTGCCAAGCTCAAGTACGGTCCGGTGCCGATCCGCAGCGGGCGGAACGGATACGAGACCCGCACCGGGGCGAAGAAGGTCTACCTGCGGCACATCAAGCACTGGTCGACGCTGTACCACGTGTGGATGCCGTACTCGCAGTTCTTCGACGGCGGGCAGGCGTTCCACTCGGTCGGTCTGAAGATGTGGAACCCGCCGGGGTCCCACGGCTGCGTCAACATGCGGGACGCGGACGCCAAGGCGTACTGGAATCTGCTGAAGAACGGCGACGACGTCTACGTCTACGGGCGCAAGCCCGGAACGTGA
- a CDS encoding ABC transporter permease yields MKKFDKERLLLAIAAPVLAIVVAFLVTALVLAATGKEPFSAFGIMFDYGVKSDSQVYILNKATTYYLAGLAVAVGFRMNLFNIGVDGQYRLAAFFAAAVGGALTLPGALQIPLIILTAMIVGAMWAGIAGVLKVTRGVSEVVSTIMLNAIATAVIGYLLQQGRLGHLDEAGTKISTKPLPESSHFFEFPTTPTPVWGFIVVAVVAGIAYWFTLSRTRFGFDLRTVGQSGSAAEASGVDVKKMIVTSMLISGAVAGLIGMPTLLNDSYEYSGDFPIGIGFTGIAIALLGRNHPVGIALGALLWGFLERGTGKLEFEGYDKEIVGVIQGVIVLCVVIAYEVVRRYGLKRQQSKVGAELAAQAARNSDQQEVSA; encoded by the coding sequence ATGAAGAAGTTCGACAAGGAGCGGCTGCTCCTGGCGATCGCGGCCCCCGTACTCGCGATCGTGGTCGCGTTCCTGGTGACCGCTCTCGTGCTGGCCGCCACCGGCAAGGAACCGTTCAGCGCGTTCGGCATCATGTTCGACTACGGGGTGAAGTCGGACAGCCAGGTCTACATCCTCAACAAGGCGACGACGTACTACCTCGCAGGTCTCGCGGTGGCCGTCGGCTTCCGGATGAACCTCTTCAACATCGGCGTCGACGGCCAGTACCGCCTCGCCGCCTTCTTCGCCGCCGCCGTCGGTGGCGCGCTGACCCTGCCGGGCGCCCTCCAGATCCCGCTGATCATCCTCACCGCGATGATCGTCGGCGCGATGTGGGCCGGGATCGCCGGTGTCCTCAAGGTCACCCGAGGTGTCAGCGAGGTCGTCTCGACGATCATGCTGAACGCCATCGCCACCGCCGTCATCGGCTACCTGCTCCAGCAGGGCCGCCTCGGTCACCTCGACGAGGCCGGCACGAAGATCTCCACCAAACCGCTCCCGGAGTCCTCGCACTTCTTCGAGTTCCCGACCACCCCGACGCCCGTGTGGGGCTTCATCGTGGTCGCGGTCGTCGCGGGCATCGCCTACTGGTTCACGCTCTCGCGCACCCGGTTCGGCTTCGACCTGCGTACCGTCGGCCAGTCCGGCTCCGCGGCCGAGGCCAGTGGTGTCGACGTCAAGAAGATGATCGTCACGTCGATGCTGATCTCCGGCGCGGTGGCCGGCCTCATCGGCATGCCGACGCTGCTCAACGACAGCTACGAGTACAGCGGCGACTTCCCCATCGGTATCGGCTTCACCGGCATCGCCATCGCCCTCCTCGGCCGCAACCACCCCGTCGGCATCGCGCTCGGCGCGCTGCTCTGGGGCTTCCTGGAGCGCGGCACCGGAAAGCTCGAGTTCGAGGGGTACGACAAGGAGATCGTCGGCGTCATCCAGGGCGTCATCGTCCTGTGCGTCGTCATCGCGTACGAAGTCGTCCGCCGCTACGGACTCAAGCGCCAGCAGAGCAAGGTCGGCGCGGAACTCGCCGCACAGGCCGCCCGTAACTCCGACCAGCAGGAGGTGTCGGCGTGA
- a CDS encoding thymidine phosphorylase, whose amino-acid sequence MDAISVIRTKRDRGELTPEQIDWVIDAYTRGEVADEQMSALAMAILLNGMNRTEIARWTAAMIASGERMNFDSLSRPTTDKHSTGGVGDKITLPLAPLVAACGAAVPQLSGRGLGHTGGTLDKLESIPGWRAHLSNAEMLDVLDTTGAVICAAGDGLAPADKKLYALRDVTGTVEAIPLIASSIMSKKIAEGTGALVLDVKVGSGAFMKTIEDARELASTMVALGTDSGVRTVALLTDMATPLGLTAGNALEVRESVEVLAGGGPKDVIDLTLALAREMLDAAGLKDADPEKALADGSAMDVWRRMISAQGGDPDATLPVAREQHVVAAHTSGVLTRLDAYDIGVAAWRLGAGRARKEDPVQAGAGIEMHAKPGDTVTKGQRLLTLHTDTPEKFEYALKALPGSFDIAPAGTDFTATPVVRERIA is encoded by the coding sequence ATGGACGCCATCTCCGTCATCCGCACCAAGCGCGACCGGGGCGAGCTGACCCCCGAGCAGATCGACTGGGTCATCGACGCCTACACCCGCGGCGAGGTCGCCGACGAGCAGATGTCCGCACTGGCCATGGCGATCCTGCTGAACGGTATGAACCGTACGGAGATCGCCCGCTGGACCGCTGCCATGATCGCCTCCGGCGAGCGGATGAACTTCGACTCGCTCTCCCGACCCACCACCGACAAGCACTCCACCGGCGGCGTCGGCGACAAGATCACCCTGCCGCTCGCTCCGCTGGTCGCGGCCTGCGGAGCCGCCGTGCCGCAGCTCAGCGGCCGCGGTCTCGGCCACACCGGTGGCACCCTCGACAAGCTGGAGTCCATCCCCGGCTGGCGCGCCCACCTCTCGAACGCGGAGATGCTCGACGTCCTGGACACCACCGGCGCCGTGATCTGCGCCGCCGGTGACGGTCTGGCCCCCGCCGACAAGAAGTTGTACGCGCTCCGTGATGTCACCGGCACCGTCGAGGCCATCCCGCTGATCGCCAGCTCGATCATGTCCAAGAAGATCGCCGAGGGCACCGGCGCGCTGGTCCTGGACGTCAAGGTCGGCTCCGGCGCCTTCATGAAGACCATCGAGGACGCCCGTGAACTGGCCTCCACCATGGTCGCGCTGGGTACCGACAGCGGCGTACGGACGGTCGCGCTCCTCACCGACATGGCCACCCCGCTCGGCCTGACCGCGGGCAACGCCCTGGAGGTCCGCGAGTCGGTCGAGGTCCTGGCCGGCGGCGGACCCAAGGACGTCATCGACCTCACTCTCGCCCTGGCCCGCGAGATGCTCGACGCGGCCGGACTCAAGGACGCCGACCCGGAGAAGGCCCTGGCCGACGGCTCCGCGATGGACGTCTGGCGCCGGATGATCTCCGCCCAGGGCGGCGACCCGGATGCCACGCTCCCGGTCGCCCGCGAGCAGCACGTGGTGGCGGCTCACACCTCCGGCGTACTGACCCGTCTCGACGCGTACGACATCGGCGTCGCCGCCTGGCGCCTCGGCGCGGGCCGGGCCCGCAAGGAGGACCCGGTGCAGGCGGGCGCGGGCATCGAAATGCACGCCAAGCCGGGCGACACGGTGACCAAGGGCCAGCGGCTCCTGACGCTGCACACGGACACCCCGGAGAAGTTCGAGTACGCGCTGAAGGCCCTGCCCGGGTCGTTCGACATCGCCCCGGCCGGCACGGACTTCACCGCCACCCCCGTGGTGCGGGAACGTATCGCCTGA